A single Xiphias gladius isolate SHS-SW01 ecotype Sanya breed wild chromosome 22, ASM1685928v1, whole genome shotgun sequence DNA region contains:
- the arnt gene encoding aryl hydrocarbon receptor nuclear translocator isoform X3, protein MLFHTDMSSSNPELPDPNLGMGASGTQAGGGAVVTKGTNKRRAAPDFDDDEGSKLFRCDDETAGSNNDKERFARENHSEIERRRRNKMTAYITELSDMVPTCSALARKPDKLTILRMAVSHMKSLRGSGNTNADGSYKPSFLTDQELKHLILEAADGFLFVVSCETGRIVYVSDSLTPVLNQSQSEWLGSSLYDQLHPDDTEKLREQLSTAENNSTGRMLDLKTGTVKKESQQSSARMSMGARRSFICRMRCGSCPVEPLSMNRLNFLRNRNRNGLGAAKEGEPQFVVVHCTGYIKSWPPAGVSLTDDEADNTQGSRYCLVAIGRLQVTCCPGDTDINSISVPVEFISRHNCQGMFTFVDHRCMATVGYQPQDLLGKNILEFAHPEDQGLLRDSFQQVVKLKGQVLSVMFRFRSKSREWIWMRTSSFTFQNPFSEEIEYIICTNVNVNRNSTQDPLTPISSPGGLLPSSLGQSSPSGPPVVLSPGQVATRQFQQQQQAELDGGGARDGLYEAGPMTLSQMPVQPVQPVTAAGPDHSKSLEKPDLYSSLFQGPDQTKGIPATSTPSTQIYPPANNFTAGRSSDAYSRPVNMTPQMAQPAHSAGQMLAQMSRQNGAPQSVTPSTTGSPLHGGPAGGWPGAGAGAGARPQFNNQQVAPQAAKTMSPQFAPMGGFGGGSSTSFGPMPTGAAPTPTGGANYPQINARASLNTNGYDGSQSGAQFPSRAAEAVWPQWQGQQHSQSNAEQHPHAQGNQQDMFPDVLSMLDQPANFNSDDFEISIYPSFNE, encoded by the exons atgttattcCACACGGACATGTCCTCTTCAAACCCag AGTTACCAGACCCAAATCTGGGTATGGGGGCAAGTGGGACCCAAGCAGGTGGCGGTGCCGTGGTGACAAAAGGGACCAACAAGAGACGAGCAGC GCCAgactttgatgatgatgaaggaaGCAAATTGTTCCG gTGTGATGATGAAACAGCCGGCTCCAACAATGACAAAGAGCGCTTTGCCAG GGAAAACCACAGTGAGATTGAGAGGAGGAGGCGAAACAAGATGACTGCCTACATCACAGAATTATCAGACATGGTGCCCACCTGCAGCGCTCTAGCACGGAAACCAGACAAACTAACCATCCTACGAATGGCCGTGTCCCATATGAAGTCTCTGAGAGGAAGTGGCAATACCAATGCAGATGGGTCGTACAAACCTTCCTTTCTCACTGACCAG GAGCTGAAGCACCTCATCCTGGAGGCAGCTGACGGCTTCCTGTTCGTGGTGTCATGTGAGACCGGTCGCATTGTTTACGTCTCAGATTCCCTGACACCCGTCCTCAACCAGTCACAGTCTGAATGGCTCGGCTCCTCCCTTTATGATCAACTCCACCCAGATGACACAGAAAAGCTCAGGGAGCAGCTCTCCACTGCAGAGAATAACAGCACAG GAAGGATGTTGGACTTGAAGACAGGAACGGTGAAGAAGGAAAGCCAGCAGTCATCAGCCAGAATGAGTATGGGAGCCCGTCGATCATTCATCTGCAGAATGAG GTGTGGCTCGTGTCCAGTGGAGCCTTTGTCGATGAACAGACTGAACTTCCTAAGGAATAGAAACAG GAATGGTTTGGGTGCAGCCAAGGAAGGGGAGCCCCAGTTTGTAGTGGTCCACTGTACAGGATACATCAAGTCTTGGCCCCCTGCAG gaGTATCATTAACAGATGATGAAGCAGACAACACTCAAGGGAGTCGCTACTGTCTAGTTGCTATTGGGAGGTTACAG GTGACTTGTTGCCCAGGTGACACAGACATCAACAGTATCAGTGTTCCCGTAGAGTTCATCTCACGCCATAACTGCCAGGGCATGTTCACCTTTGTAGACCACCGCTGTATGGCCACTGTCGGCTACCAGCCACAG GATTTACTGGGTAAGAATATTCTCGAGTTCGCCCACCCTGAAGACCAGGGCTTGTTGAGAGACAGCTTCCAACAG GTGGTGAAGCTGAAGGGCCAGGTTTTGTCAGTGATGTTTCGGTTCCGCTCCAAATCGAGAGAATGGATCTGGATGAGAACAAGCTCCTTCACCTTCCAGAACCCGTTTTCAGAGGAGATTGAGTATATCATCTGTACCAATGTCAATGTCAA TAGAAACTCGACTCAGGACCCCCTCACTCCCATCTCCTCCCCAGGGGGTTTGCTGCCCTCTTCCTTGGGTCAGAGCAGCCCAAGCGGCCCTCCTGTAGTGCTCAGCCCGGGGCAGGTGGCCACCAG gcagttccaacagcagcagcaggccgAGCTGGATGGAGGTGGAGCCAGAGACGGACTGTATGAGGCAGGACCAATGACCCTCTCGCAG ATGCCAGTCCAGCCGGTGCAGCCGGTCACAGCTGCAGGGCCAGACCACAGCAAGTCCCTTGAAAAGCCAGACCTTTACTCCTCCCTTTTCCAAGGCCCAGATCAGACCAAGGGCATCCCCGCCACTTCCACACCCTCCACACAGATTTACCCTCCAGCCAACAACTTCACTGCTGGTCGATCCAGTGATGCTTACAG CAGGCCAGTCAATATGACTCCACAGATGGCACAGCCAGCCCACTCAGCAGGACAGATGCTGGCTCAAATGTCTCGACAGAATGGAGCCCCGCAGTCAGTTACCCCCTCCACCACTGGCAGCCCCCTCCATGGAGGACCAGCAGGAGGATGgcctggagctggagctggagctggagctagACCACAATTTAATAACCAG CAGGTGGCTCCCCAGGCAGCAAAGACCATGTCTCCACAGTTTGCTCCCATGGGAGGATTTGGAGGTGGCTCTTCCACCTCTTTTGGCCCGATGCCTACGGGTGCTGCTCCCACCCCCACCGGCGGTGCAAACTACCCACAAATTAATGCTCGTGCCAGCCTCAACACCAATGGTTATG ATGGCTCTCAGTCTGGGGCACAGTTCCCATCTCGAGCAGCGGAGGCAGTGTGGCCCCAGTGGCAAGGCCAGCAGCACTCACAGAGTAATGCAGAGCAGCATCCTCATGCTCAGGGTAACCAGCAAGACATGTTTCCT GATGTGTTGTCTATGCTGGACCAGCCTGCCAACTTCAACAGTGATGACTTTGAGATTTCCATCTACCCTTCGTTTAACGAGTGA
- the arnt gene encoding aryl hydrocarbon receptor nuclear translocator isoform X2 translates to MLFHTDMSSSNPELPDPNLGMGASGTQAGGGAVVTKGTNKRRAAPDFDDDEGSKLFRCDDETAGSNNDKERFARFLEDDQSFADKEKLARENHSEIERRRRNKMTAYITELSDMVPTCSALARKPDKLTILRMAVSHMKSLRGSGNTNADGSYKPSFLTDQELKHLILEAADGFLFVVSCETGRIVYVSDSLTPVLNQSQSEWLGSSLYDQLHPDDTEKLREQLSTAENNSTGRMLDLKTGTVKKESQQSSARMSMGARRSFICRMRCGSCPVEPLSMNRLNFLRNRNRNGLGAAKEGEPQFVVVHCTGYIKSWPPAGVSLTDDEADNTQGSRYCLVAIGRLQVTCCPGDTDINSISVPVEFISRHNCQGMFTFVDHRCMATVGYQPQDLLGKNILEFAHPEDQGLLRDSFQQVVKLKGQVLSVMFRFRSKSREWIWMRTSSFTFQNPFSEEIEYIICTNVNVNRNSTQDPLTPISSPGGLLPSSLGQSSPSGPPVVLSPGQVATRQFQQQQQAELDGGGARDGLYEAGPMTLSQMPVQPVQPVTAAGPDHSKSLEKPDLYSSLFQGPDQTKGIPATSTPSTQIYPPANNFTAGRSSDAYRPVNMTPQMAQPAHSAGQMLAQMSRQNGAPQSVTPSTTGSPLHGGPAGGWPGAGAGAGARPQFNNQQVAPQAAKTMSPQFAPMGGFGGGSSTSFGPMPTGAAPTPTGGANYPQINARASLNTNGYDGSQSGAQFPSRAAEAVWPQWQGQQHSQSNAEQHPHAQGNQQDMFPDVLSMLDQPANFNSDDFEISIYPSFNE, encoded by the exons atgttattcCACACGGACATGTCCTCTTCAAACCCag AGTTACCAGACCCAAATCTGGGTATGGGGGCAAGTGGGACCCAAGCAGGTGGCGGTGCCGTGGTGACAAAAGGGACCAACAAGAGACGAGCAGC GCCAgactttgatgatgatgaaggaaGCAAATTGTTCCG gTGTGATGATGAAACAGCCGGCTCCAACAATGACAAAGAGCGCTTTGCCAG GTTTTTGGAAGACGATCAGAGTTTTGCAGATAAGGAAAAACTAGCCAG GGAAAACCACAGTGAGATTGAGAGGAGGAGGCGAAACAAGATGACTGCCTACATCACAGAATTATCAGACATGGTGCCCACCTGCAGCGCTCTAGCACGGAAACCAGACAAACTAACCATCCTACGAATGGCCGTGTCCCATATGAAGTCTCTGAGAGGAAGTGGCAATACCAATGCAGATGGGTCGTACAAACCTTCCTTTCTCACTGACCAG GAGCTGAAGCACCTCATCCTGGAGGCAGCTGACGGCTTCCTGTTCGTGGTGTCATGTGAGACCGGTCGCATTGTTTACGTCTCAGATTCCCTGACACCCGTCCTCAACCAGTCACAGTCTGAATGGCTCGGCTCCTCCCTTTATGATCAACTCCACCCAGATGACACAGAAAAGCTCAGGGAGCAGCTCTCCACTGCAGAGAATAACAGCACAG GAAGGATGTTGGACTTGAAGACAGGAACGGTGAAGAAGGAAAGCCAGCAGTCATCAGCCAGAATGAGTATGGGAGCCCGTCGATCATTCATCTGCAGAATGAG GTGTGGCTCGTGTCCAGTGGAGCCTTTGTCGATGAACAGACTGAACTTCCTAAGGAATAGAAACAG GAATGGTTTGGGTGCAGCCAAGGAAGGGGAGCCCCAGTTTGTAGTGGTCCACTGTACAGGATACATCAAGTCTTGGCCCCCTGCAG gaGTATCATTAACAGATGATGAAGCAGACAACACTCAAGGGAGTCGCTACTGTCTAGTTGCTATTGGGAGGTTACAG GTGACTTGTTGCCCAGGTGACACAGACATCAACAGTATCAGTGTTCCCGTAGAGTTCATCTCACGCCATAACTGCCAGGGCATGTTCACCTTTGTAGACCACCGCTGTATGGCCACTGTCGGCTACCAGCCACAG GATTTACTGGGTAAGAATATTCTCGAGTTCGCCCACCCTGAAGACCAGGGCTTGTTGAGAGACAGCTTCCAACAG GTGGTGAAGCTGAAGGGCCAGGTTTTGTCAGTGATGTTTCGGTTCCGCTCCAAATCGAGAGAATGGATCTGGATGAGAACAAGCTCCTTCACCTTCCAGAACCCGTTTTCAGAGGAGATTGAGTATATCATCTGTACCAATGTCAATGTCAA TAGAAACTCGACTCAGGACCCCCTCACTCCCATCTCCTCCCCAGGGGGTTTGCTGCCCTCTTCCTTGGGTCAGAGCAGCCCAAGCGGCCCTCCTGTAGTGCTCAGCCCGGGGCAGGTGGCCACCAG gcagttccaacagcagcagcaggccgAGCTGGATGGAGGTGGAGCCAGAGACGGACTGTATGAGGCAGGACCAATGACCCTCTCGCAG ATGCCAGTCCAGCCGGTGCAGCCGGTCACAGCTGCAGGGCCAGACCACAGCAAGTCCCTTGAAAAGCCAGACCTTTACTCCTCCCTTTTCCAAGGCCCAGATCAGACCAAGGGCATCCCCGCCACTTCCACACCCTCCACACAGATTTACCCTCCAGCCAACAACTTCACTGCTGGTCGATCCAGTGATGCTTACAG GCCAGTCAATATGACTCCACAGATGGCACAGCCAGCCCACTCAGCAGGACAGATGCTGGCTCAAATGTCTCGACAGAATGGAGCCCCGCAGTCAGTTACCCCCTCCACCACTGGCAGCCCCCTCCATGGAGGACCAGCAGGAGGATGgcctggagctggagctggagctggagctagACCACAATTTAATAACCAG CAGGTGGCTCCCCAGGCAGCAAAGACCATGTCTCCACAGTTTGCTCCCATGGGAGGATTTGGAGGTGGCTCTTCCACCTCTTTTGGCCCGATGCCTACGGGTGCTGCTCCCACCCCCACCGGCGGTGCAAACTACCCACAAATTAATGCTCGTGCCAGCCTCAACACCAATGGTTATG ATGGCTCTCAGTCTGGGGCACAGTTCCCATCTCGAGCAGCGGAGGCAGTGTGGCCCCAGTGGCAAGGCCAGCAGCACTCACAGAGTAATGCAGAGCAGCATCCTCATGCTCAGGGTAACCAGCAAGACATGTTTCCT GATGTGTTGTCTATGCTGGACCAGCCTGCCAACTTCAACAGTGATGACTTTGAGATTTCCATCTACCCTTCGTTTAACGAGTGA
- the arnt gene encoding aryl hydrocarbon receptor nuclear translocator isoform X7, with the protein MLFHTDMSSSNPELPDPNLGMGASGTQAGGGAVVTKGTNKRRAAPDFDDDEGSKLFRCDDETAGSNNDKERFARENHSEIERRRRNKMTAYITELSDMVPTCSALARKPDKLTILRMAVSHMKSLRGSGNTNADGSYKPSFLTDQELKHLILEAADGFLFVVSCETGRIVYVSDSLTPVLNQSQSEWLGSSLYDQLHPDDTEKLREQLSTAENNSTGRMLDLKTGTVKKESQQSSARMSMGARRSFICRMRCGSCPVEPLSMNRLNFLRNRNRNGLGAAKEGEPQFVVVHCTGYIKSWPPAGVSLTDDEADNTQGSRYCLVAIGRLQVTCCPGDTDINSISVPVEFISRHNCQGMFTFVDHRCMATVGYQPQDLLGKNILEFAHPEDQGLLRDSFQQVVKLKGQVLSVMFRFRSKSREWIWMRTSSFTFQNPFSEEIEYIICTNVNVKQFQQQQQAELDGGGARDGLYEAGPMTLSQMPVQPVQPVTAAGPDHSKSLEKPDLYSSLFQGPDQTKGIPATSTPSTQIYPPANNFTAGRSSDAYRPVNMTPQMAQPAHSAGQMLAQMSRQNGAPQSVTPSTTGSPLHGGPAGGWPGAGAGAGARPQFNNQQVAPQAAKTMSPQFAPMGGFGGGSSTSFGPMPTGAAPTPTGGANYPQINARASLNTNGYDGSQSGAQFPSRAAEAVWPQWQGQQHSQSNAEQHPHAQGNQQDMFPDVLSMLDQPANFNSDDFEISIYPSFNE; encoded by the exons atgttattcCACACGGACATGTCCTCTTCAAACCCag AGTTACCAGACCCAAATCTGGGTATGGGGGCAAGTGGGACCCAAGCAGGTGGCGGTGCCGTGGTGACAAAAGGGACCAACAAGAGACGAGCAGC GCCAgactttgatgatgatgaaggaaGCAAATTGTTCCG gTGTGATGATGAAACAGCCGGCTCCAACAATGACAAAGAGCGCTTTGCCAG GGAAAACCACAGTGAGATTGAGAGGAGGAGGCGAAACAAGATGACTGCCTACATCACAGAATTATCAGACATGGTGCCCACCTGCAGCGCTCTAGCACGGAAACCAGACAAACTAACCATCCTACGAATGGCCGTGTCCCATATGAAGTCTCTGAGAGGAAGTGGCAATACCAATGCAGATGGGTCGTACAAACCTTCCTTTCTCACTGACCAG GAGCTGAAGCACCTCATCCTGGAGGCAGCTGACGGCTTCCTGTTCGTGGTGTCATGTGAGACCGGTCGCATTGTTTACGTCTCAGATTCCCTGACACCCGTCCTCAACCAGTCACAGTCTGAATGGCTCGGCTCCTCCCTTTATGATCAACTCCACCCAGATGACACAGAAAAGCTCAGGGAGCAGCTCTCCACTGCAGAGAATAACAGCACAG GAAGGATGTTGGACTTGAAGACAGGAACGGTGAAGAAGGAAAGCCAGCAGTCATCAGCCAGAATGAGTATGGGAGCCCGTCGATCATTCATCTGCAGAATGAG GTGTGGCTCGTGTCCAGTGGAGCCTTTGTCGATGAACAGACTGAACTTCCTAAGGAATAGAAACAG GAATGGTTTGGGTGCAGCCAAGGAAGGGGAGCCCCAGTTTGTAGTGGTCCACTGTACAGGATACATCAAGTCTTGGCCCCCTGCAG gaGTATCATTAACAGATGATGAAGCAGACAACACTCAAGGGAGTCGCTACTGTCTAGTTGCTATTGGGAGGTTACAG GTGACTTGTTGCCCAGGTGACACAGACATCAACAGTATCAGTGTTCCCGTAGAGTTCATCTCACGCCATAACTGCCAGGGCATGTTCACCTTTGTAGACCACCGCTGTATGGCCACTGTCGGCTACCAGCCACAG GATTTACTGGGTAAGAATATTCTCGAGTTCGCCCACCCTGAAGACCAGGGCTTGTTGAGAGACAGCTTCCAACAG GTGGTGAAGCTGAAGGGCCAGGTTTTGTCAGTGATGTTTCGGTTCCGCTCCAAATCGAGAGAATGGATCTGGATGAGAACAAGCTCCTTCACCTTCCAGAACCCGTTTTCAGAGGAGATTGAGTATATCATCTGTACCAATGTCAATGTCAA gcagttccaacagcagcagcaggccgAGCTGGATGGAGGTGGAGCCAGAGACGGACTGTATGAGGCAGGACCAATGACCCTCTCGCAG ATGCCAGTCCAGCCGGTGCAGCCGGTCACAGCTGCAGGGCCAGACCACAGCAAGTCCCTTGAAAAGCCAGACCTTTACTCCTCCCTTTTCCAAGGCCCAGATCAGACCAAGGGCATCCCCGCCACTTCCACACCCTCCACACAGATTTACCCTCCAGCCAACAACTTCACTGCTGGTCGATCCAGTGATGCTTACAG GCCAGTCAATATGACTCCACAGATGGCACAGCCAGCCCACTCAGCAGGACAGATGCTGGCTCAAATGTCTCGACAGAATGGAGCCCCGCAGTCAGTTACCCCCTCCACCACTGGCAGCCCCCTCCATGGAGGACCAGCAGGAGGATGgcctggagctggagctggagctggagctagACCACAATTTAATAACCAG CAGGTGGCTCCCCAGGCAGCAAAGACCATGTCTCCACAGTTTGCTCCCATGGGAGGATTTGGAGGTGGCTCTTCCACCTCTTTTGGCCCGATGCCTACGGGTGCTGCTCCCACCCCCACCGGCGGTGCAAACTACCCACAAATTAATGCTCGTGCCAGCCTCAACACCAATGGTTATG ATGGCTCTCAGTCTGGGGCACAGTTCCCATCTCGAGCAGCGGAGGCAGTGTGGCCCCAGTGGCAAGGCCAGCAGCACTCACAGAGTAATGCAGAGCAGCATCCTCATGCTCAGGGTAACCAGCAAGACATGTTTCCT GATGTGTTGTCTATGCTGGACCAGCCTGCCAACTTCAACAGTGATGACTTTGAGATTTCCATCTACCCTTCGTTTAACGAGTGA
- the arnt gene encoding aryl hydrocarbon receptor nuclear translocator isoform X1: MLFHTDMSSSNPELPDPNLGMGASGTQAGGGAVVTKGTNKRRAAPDFDDDEGSKLFRCDDETAGSNNDKERFARFLEDDQSFADKEKLARENHSEIERRRRNKMTAYITELSDMVPTCSALARKPDKLTILRMAVSHMKSLRGSGNTNADGSYKPSFLTDQELKHLILEAADGFLFVVSCETGRIVYVSDSLTPVLNQSQSEWLGSSLYDQLHPDDTEKLREQLSTAENNSTGRMLDLKTGTVKKESQQSSARMSMGARRSFICRMRCGSCPVEPLSMNRLNFLRNRNRNGLGAAKEGEPQFVVVHCTGYIKSWPPAGVSLTDDEADNTQGSRYCLVAIGRLQVTCCPGDTDINSISVPVEFISRHNCQGMFTFVDHRCMATVGYQPQDLLGKNILEFAHPEDQGLLRDSFQQVVKLKGQVLSVMFRFRSKSREWIWMRTSSFTFQNPFSEEIEYIICTNVNVNRNSTQDPLTPISSPGGLLPSSLGQSSPSGPPVVLSPGQVATRQFQQQQQAELDGGGARDGLYEAGPMTLSQMPVQPVQPVTAAGPDHSKSLEKPDLYSSLFQGPDQTKGIPATSTPSTQIYPPANNFTAGRSSDAYSRPVNMTPQMAQPAHSAGQMLAQMSRQNGAPQSVTPSTTGSPLHGGPAGGWPGAGAGAGARPQFNNQQVAPQAAKTMSPQFAPMGGFGGGSSTSFGPMPTGAAPTPTGGANYPQINARASLNTNGYDGSQSGAQFPSRAAEAVWPQWQGQQHSQSNAEQHPHAQGNQQDMFPDVLSMLDQPANFNSDDFEISIYPSFNE; this comes from the exons atgttattcCACACGGACATGTCCTCTTCAAACCCag AGTTACCAGACCCAAATCTGGGTATGGGGGCAAGTGGGACCCAAGCAGGTGGCGGTGCCGTGGTGACAAAAGGGACCAACAAGAGACGAGCAGC GCCAgactttgatgatgatgaaggaaGCAAATTGTTCCG gTGTGATGATGAAACAGCCGGCTCCAACAATGACAAAGAGCGCTTTGCCAG GTTTTTGGAAGACGATCAGAGTTTTGCAGATAAGGAAAAACTAGCCAG GGAAAACCACAGTGAGATTGAGAGGAGGAGGCGAAACAAGATGACTGCCTACATCACAGAATTATCAGACATGGTGCCCACCTGCAGCGCTCTAGCACGGAAACCAGACAAACTAACCATCCTACGAATGGCCGTGTCCCATATGAAGTCTCTGAGAGGAAGTGGCAATACCAATGCAGATGGGTCGTACAAACCTTCCTTTCTCACTGACCAG GAGCTGAAGCACCTCATCCTGGAGGCAGCTGACGGCTTCCTGTTCGTGGTGTCATGTGAGACCGGTCGCATTGTTTACGTCTCAGATTCCCTGACACCCGTCCTCAACCAGTCACAGTCTGAATGGCTCGGCTCCTCCCTTTATGATCAACTCCACCCAGATGACACAGAAAAGCTCAGGGAGCAGCTCTCCACTGCAGAGAATAACAGCACAG GAAGGATGTTGGACTTGAAGACAGGAACGGTGAAGAAGGAAAGCCAGCAGTCATCAGCCAGAATGAGTATGGGAGCCCGTCGATCATTCATCTGCAGAATGAG GTGTGGCTCGTGTCCAGTGGAGCCTTTGTCGATGAACAGACTGAACTTCCTAAGGAATAGAAACAG GAATGGTTTGGGTGCAGCCAAGGAAGGGGAGCCCCAGTTTGTAGTGGTCCACTGTACAGGATACATCAAGTCTTGGCCCCCTGCAG gaGTATCATTAACAGATGATGAAGCAGACAACACTCAAGGGAGTCGCTACTGTCTAGTTGCTATTGGGAGGTTACAG GTGACTTGTTGCCCAGGTGACACAGACATCAACAGTATCAGTGTTCCCGTAGAGTTCATCTCACGCCATAACTGCCAGGGCATGTTCACCTTTGTAGACCACCGCTGTATGGCCACTGTCGGCTACCAGCCACAG GATTTACTGGGTAAGAATATTCTCGAGTTCGCCCACCCTGAAGACCAGGGCTTGTTGAGAGACAGCTTCCAACAG GTGGTGAAGCTGAAGGGCCAGGTTTTGTCAGTGATGTTTCGGTTCCGCTCCAAATCGAGAGAATGGATCTGGATGAGAACAAGCTCCTTCACCTTCCAGAACCCGTTTTCAGAGGAGATTGAGTATATCATCTGTACCAATGTCAATGTCAA TAGAAACTCGACTCAGGACCCCCTCACTCCCATCTCCTCCCCAGGGGGTTTGCTGCCCTCTTCCTTGGGTCAGAGCAGCCCAAGCGGCCCTCCTGTAGTGCTCAGCCCGGGGCAGGTGGCCACCAG gcagttccaacagcagcagcaggccgAGCTGGATGGAGGTGGAGCCAGAGACGGACTGTATGAGGCAGGACCAATGACCCTCTCGCAG ATGCCAGTCCAGCCGGTGCAGCCGGTCACAGCTGCAGGGCCAGACCACAGCAAGTCCCTTGAAAAGCCAGACCTTTACTCCTCCCTTTTCCAAGGCCCAGATCAGACCAAGGGCATCCCCGCCACTTCCACACCCTCCACACAGATTTACCCTCCAGCCAACAACTTCACTGCTGGTCGATCCAGTGATGCTTACAG CAGGCCAGTCAATATGACTCCACAGATGGCACAGCCAGCCCACTCAGCAGGACAGATGCTGGCTCAAATGTCTCGACAGAATGGAGCCCCGCAGTCAGTTACCCCCTCCACCACTGGCAGCCCCCTCCATGGAGGACCAGCAGGAGGATGgcctggagctggagctggagctggagctagACCACAATTTAATAACCAG CAGGTGGCTCCCCAGGCAGCAAAGACCATGTCTCCACAGTTTGCTCCCATGGGAGGATTTGGAGGTGGCTCTTCCACCTCTTTTGGCCCGATGCCTACGGGTGCTGCTCCCACCCCCACCGGCGGTGCAAACTACCCACAAATTAATGCTCGTGCCAGCCTCAACACCAATGGTTATG ATGGCTCTCAGTCTGGGGCACAGTTCCCATCTCGAGCAGCGGAGGCAGTGTGGCCCCAGTGGCAAGGCCAGCAGCACTCACAGAGTAATGCAGAGCAGCATCCTCATGCTCAGGGTAACCAGCAAGACATGTTTCCT GATGTGTTGTCTATGCTGGACCAGCCTGCCAACTTCAACAGTGATGACTTTGAGATTTCCATCTACCCTTCGTTTAACGAGTGA